A stretch of the Lactuca sativa cultivar Salinas chromosome 9, Lsat_Salinas_v11, whole genome shotgun sequence genome encodes the following:
- the LOC111905594 gene encoding zinc finger protein ZAT5 — protein MEAAIEQTTTTTTTTTAGGGGLDGDGDAPPKDITNISKGKRTKRQRPQSPILFTIASANNNDSNDSPVSSSGFPAGSTTTEDEDTAESLILLSKGQSLDLSSRKSKDDYDGMFKFNSKRYIHTSTTGNTGIFVYECRTCNRTFSSFQALGGHRASHKKPKNNEDMRKPPPYIADNINESPTEFPFRNHNSSVSLQLNNRVSFTKSSSKLHECSICGTEFNSGQALGGHMRRHRVAGGGNKGGNNSTTAHANTTTLSLIPFSPMTTVRAETYDNKSKNNALCLDLNLPAPRETTVAAADDDQRQKRGFTFSPTGKNENKQQAVRLSAAPKLVDCHY, from the coding sequence ATGGAGGCTGCCATAGaacaaaccaccaccaccaccaccaccaccaccgctggTGGTGGTGGtcttgatggtgatggtgatgctcCTCCCAAAGATATCACCAACATCTCTAAAGGCAAACGAACCAAGCGTCAAAGGCCACAATCTCCAATTCTTTTCACAATTGCATCCGCAAACAATAACGATTCAAATGACTCTCCTGTATCCTCTTCTGGTTTTCCGGCAGGTAGCACCACCACGGAAGATGAAGACACTGCCGAATCCCTAATCCTCCTCTCCAAAGGCCAGTCCTTGGACCTTTCTTCAAGAAAAAGCAAAGACGATTACGATGGAATGTTCAAGTTTAATAGCAAAAGGTACATACATACGTCGACCACCGGAAACACTGGAATTTTTGTTTATGAATGCAGGACATGCAACCGAACTTTTTCTTCATTTCAAGCTCTCGGAGGCCATCGAGCGAGCCATAAGAAACCTAAAAACAATGAAGACATGAGAAAACCACCACCCTACATTGCCGATAACATTAATGAATCACCAACAGAGTTTCCATTCAGGAATCACAATTCTTCCGTTTCTCTTCAATTAAACAACCGAGTTTCATTCACCAAGTCCTCCTCCAAGCTTCATGAATGCTCAATTTGTGGCACAGAATTTAATTCTGGACAAGCGTTGGGTGGTCATATGAGGCGTCACCGGGTGGCAGGCGGCGGCAATAAAGGTGGCAATAACAGCACCACCGCCCACGCAAACACCACCACCTTATCTTTGATTCCGTTCAGTCCGATGACCACCGTGCGCGCAGAGACCTATGATAATAAGTCGAAGAATAATGCGTTGTGTTTGGATCTTAACCTTCCGGCCCCACGGGAAACCACCGTAGCAGCCGCCGATGACGATCAACGTCAAAAACGGGGATTTACATTCTCACCGACGGGGAAAAATGAGAATAAACAACAGGCCGTTCGTTTGTCCGCTGCCCCAAAATTGGTGGATTGTCATTACTga